One genomic segment of Candidatus Margulisiibacteriota bacterium includes these proteins:
- a CDS encoding glycosyltransferase family 39 protein has translation MNIYILLIISFIARFLLAILFPLTADEAYYWLWSKHLSLSFVDHPPMVAYINYLFTLGQENLALVRLGAVLITTLVTGLIYLVAKEVYNEKVAFWSALLFQVLPHFVVVWLTQFVELPLALFWMTSLWLTLKIVKEGKAYYWYFLAVVLGLGYLSKYTMFLFWPCLLFYAWIAPEGRFWLKRKEPYLALAISLLFFAPVLFWNSQHAWVSFAFHGSKVSGDPWGANTLAFIADQLVHFTPFLIFTLIPVFRQSSHGDKTTKLLVALSFPVLCLFLLLSLKVKIWAHWPSVGYLAALPLTVNYLLVNGKSLKKFLTWIALFTSLILLILFFVSPAILLHQEDYAKNYSLTKNVPAEYKLFAKTNVSASLLEFHTKRPTYLATGFLMTGHPWGEKQYEIWGIPELKKGETVLYYGPDNEVFREQANKHFTKTSELSDLKMYLVEDYITNNYKMFKLEGYKLDGFHP, from the coding sequence ATGAACATATACATATTACTAATAATCTCTTTTATCGCCCGCTTTTTGCTGGCAATCCTCTTCCCCTTGACTGCGGACGAGGCTTATTACTGGCTCTGGTCAAAACACTTGAGCCTCTCTTTCGTCGACCACCCCCCCATGGTCGCTTACATTAACTATCTTTTCACTCTGGGGCAAGAAAACCTCGCCCTGGTCCGTCTCGGGGCAGTGTTGATCACCACCCTGGTCACCGGGCTTATCTATCTTGTGGCTAAAGAAGTTTATAATGAGAAAGTCGCCTTCTGGTCAGCGCTCCTCTTTCAGGTCCTCCCCCACTTCGTCGTCGTCTGGCTGACGCAGTTCGTCGAGCTCCCCCTGGCGCTGTTCTGGATGACGTCCCTCTGGCTAACGCTCAAGATCGTCAAAGAGGGAAAAGCGTACTACTGGTATTTCCTAGCAGTTGTTCTCGGTTTAGGTTATCTCAGCAAATATACCATGTTCCTCTTTTGGCCTTGTTTGCTTTTCTATGCTTGGATCGCGCCGGAAGGGCGTTTCTGGTTAAAAAGGAAAGAGCCTTATCTCGCCCTGGCTATTTCGCTCCTCTTTTTCGCCCCGGTCCTCTTCTGGAACAGTCAGCACGCTTGGGTCTCTTTTGCTTTTCACGGGAGCAAGGTTTCCGGCGACCCCTGGGGAGCCAACACGCTCGCCTTTATCGCCGACCAGCTCGTCCATTTCACCCCGTTCCTCATCTTCACGCTTATCCCTGTTTTCCGACAGAGTAGCCACGGAGACAAAACAACCAAGCTGTTGGTCGCTCTCTCCTTTCCGGTCCTTTGCTTGTTCCTCCTCCTCTCCCTGAAAGTTAAGATCTGGGCGCATTGGCCGTCGGTCGGCTACCTGGCCGCCCTCCCGCTAACTGTAAATTATCTGCTGGTGAACGGGAAATCTTTAAAGAAGTTCCTGACCTGGATCGCCCTGTTCACTTCGCTTATCTTGCTCATCTTATTCTTTGTCTCTCCGGCCATTCTTCTCCACCAGGAAGATTACGCCAAGAATTATTCACTGACCAAGAATGTTCCGGCAGAATACAAGCTTTTTGCCAAAACAAATGTCTCCGCTTCACTCCTGGAATTCCATACAAAACGGCCGACCTATCTGGCGACCGGTTTTTTGATGACCGGGCATCCGTGGGGAGAGAAACAATATGAGATCTGGGGTATTCCCGAGCTTAAGAAGGGTGAAACGGTCCTCTATTACGGACCGGACAATGAAGTTTTCCGGGAGCAGGCCAACAAACATTTTACGAAAACAAGTGAACTATCTGATCTGAAGATGTATCTAGTCGAAGATTACATAACGAACAACTACAAAATGTTCAAGCTGGAAGGTTATAAGCTGGACGGTTTTCATCCTTAA
- the amrS gene encoding AmmeMemoRadiSam system radical SAM enzyme, translating into MKAALFYHPETDGRVRCELCPHTCLIADGRRGICGVRENRQGTLYSLVYGKVVASHVDPIEKKPLFHFLPGSYTYSLATVGCNFKCPFCQNYQISQVDKELPTIYGNDMTPGEIVAAALERECRSISYTYTEPTVYFEFAYDCAKLASERGLKNIFVTNGYTSLAALEEIKPYLDAANVDLKSFRENFYHKYCGAKLSAVLASLKYYKQNGVWLEVTTLLIPGLNDSREELAEIANFIKGDLGAETPWHVSAFSPTYKMLDRPATPPETLTLAREIGQKAGLKYVYSGNIPIKGAENTYCPKCGATVIQRAGFQVLKNELKGMGCGGCGEGISGVWS; encoded by the coding sequence GTGAAAGCAGCCCTCTTTTATCACCCCGAAACTGACGGGCGGGTCCGCTGCGAGCTCTGCCCTCACACTTGCCTGATCGCTGACGGGCGGCGCGGGATCTGCGGGGTGCGCGAGAACCGGCAGGGTACCCTCTACAGTTTAGTTTACGGCAAAGTTGTCGCCTCGCACGTTGACCCGATCGAGAAAAAACCGCTCTTCCATTTCCTCCCCGGTTCCTACACTTATTCCCTGGCCACGGTCGGCTGTAACTTTAAATGCCCTTTCTGCCAGAACTACCAGATCTCCCAGGTGGATAAAGAACTGCCGACGATCTACGGGAACGACATGACCCCGGGGGAGATCGTCGCGGCCGCCCTGGAGCGCGAATGCCGGAGCATCTCCTACACTTATACCGAGCCGACCGTCTATTTTGAGTTTGCCTACGATTGCGCCAAGTTGGCGAGCGAGCGGGGGTTGAAGAATATCTTTGTGACCAACGGCTACACCAGCCTGGCGGCGCTGGAGGAGATCAAGCCGTATCTCGACGCGGCTAATGTCGACCTCAAGTCGTTCCGGGAGAATTTCTACCACAAGTATTGCGGGGCGAAACTGTCGGCCGTCCTGGCCAGCTTAAAATATTATAAACAGAATGGGGTCTGGCTGGAGGTGACGACCCTCCTCATCCCGGGCTTGAACGATTCGCGGGAAGAACTGGCCGAGATCGCCAATTTTATCAAAGGCGATCTGGGGGCGGAGACCCCCTGGCATGTTTCCGCTTTTTCCCCTACATATAAGATGCTCGACCGGCCGGCGACTCCGCCGGAGACTTTGACCCTGGCCAGGGAGATCGGGCAGAAGGCCGGGTTGAAATATGTTTATTCTGGGAATATTCCGATCAAGGGGGCGGAGAACACTTATTGCCCCAAATGCGGCGCCACGGTCATCCAGCGGGCCGGCTTTCAGGTGTTGAAGAACGAACTGAAGGGGATGGGGTGCGGGGGGTGTGGCGAAGGGATTAGCGGTGTCTGGAGTTAA
- the hisS gene encoding histidine--tRNA ligase, whose amino-acid sequence MKYSAPRGTKDILPEQAASWQFIESVCRETFALYDYQEIRTPIFESTELFARSIGATTDIVSKEMYTFSDRKGRSLTLRPEATAAVVRAGLENNLINQDNLLKLYYLGPMFRYERPQAGRQRQFHQAGVEVFGSADPALDAEVIQLAVKLFARLGLPGLEVDINSVGCDKCQPAFRDAIRDYFQKHVQDMCADCQERLATNPLRILDCKGAHCQKYIEKAPAAIDHLDADCKTHFEQVVGWLDRLGVKYKINNRLVRGLDYYTRTAFEIISKQLGAQNAVCGGGRYDKLVEELGGKATPAIGFALGMERVVEILKSKILNPKSEQGIHLFIATLGDEAKQLGVKLAAEAREKGISADTDYLGKSLKAQMKTADRLRARFVFIIGENEIEKRAALLKDMATAEQTEIKFEELLGESSPLLSPRN is encoded by the coding sequence ATGAAATATTCCGCGCCGCGCGGCACCAAGGATATCCTCCCCGAACAGGCCGCCAGCTGGCAATTTATCGAGTCGGTCTGCCGGGAAACCTTTGCTTTGTACGATTATCAGGAGATCCGCACCCCCATTTTTGAGTCGACCGAGCTTTTCGCCCGCTCGATCGGCGCCACGACCGATATCGTCAGCAAAGAGATGTACACTTTCAGCGATCGCAAGGGCCGGAGCTTAACTTTGCGGCCGGAAGCGACCGCCGCGGTCGTCCGGGCCGGCCTGGAAAACAACTTGATCAACCAGGATAACCTCCTCAAGCTTTATTATCTCGGCCCGATGTTCCGTTATGAACGTCCCCAGGCGGGCCGCCAGCGGCAATTCCACCAGGCGGGGGTAGAGGTCTTTGGCTCGGCCGACCCGGCGCTTGACGCCGAAGTCATTCAGCTGGCCGTTAAGCTTTTTGCCCGGCTCGGTCTGCCCGGACTTGAGGTCGATATCAATTCGGTCGGCTGTGATAAATGCCAGCCGGCTTTCCGCGACGCTATCCGCGACTATTTTCAGAAACACGTCCAGGATATGTGCGCGGATTGCCAGGAGAGATTGGCGACTAACCCGCTCCGGATACTCGATTGCAAGGGAGCGCACTGCCAGAAATACATTGAGAAAGCGCCGGCGGCCATTGACCACCTCGATGCTGACTGTAAAACCCACTTTGAGCAGGTCGTCGGTTGGTTAGATCGTTTGGGCGTTAAATATAAAATAAATAACCGCTTGGTCCGCGGCTTGGATTATTACACCCGGACCGCCTTTGAGATCATTTCCAAACAGTTGGGGGCGCAAAACGCCGTCTGCGGCGGCGGCCGTTACGATAAACTGGTCGAAGAATTAGGCGGTAAGGCCACTCCGGCGATCGGGTTTGCGCTCGGAATGGAAAGGGTGGTGGAAATACTTAAATCCAAAATCCTAAATCCTAAATCTGAACAAGGAATTCATTTATTTATTGCTACGCTGGGAGACGAAGCGAAGCAGTTGGGCGTCAAGCTGGCGGCTGAAGCGAGAGAGAAGGGGATCAGCGCCGACACGGATTATCTTGGCAAGTCATTGAAAGCCCAGATGAAGACGGCCGACCGGCTCCGCGCGCGATTTGTTTTCATCATTGGCGAGAATGAGATCGAAAAACGGGCCGCTCTCCTCAAAGATATGGCAACGGCCGAGCAGACCGAGATCAAATTCGAGGAGCTTTTGGGTGAAAGCAGCCCTCTTTTATCACCCCGAAACTGA